DNA from Musa acuminata AAA Group cultivar baxijiao chromosome BXJ1-5, Cavendish_Baxijiao_AAA, whole genome shotgun sequence:
GGGAAGTGGATCATCTTACTTCTTTAGCAGACATGAAGCTTGTCTTCGTCCAGGCAAAGCAGACCTATAAAGAGAGAGAAATGTTCGTTAGCTGCATAATTAATGCCATGCTGTGCATGGGTGTGAAGCTAATGAATTGGACATTTAATGCGTCGCAATCGTCGTTGAAAAGATTTGTCATCAAACTTGCAGTAACTCTGAATTCAGCAGTGTGTCACTGAAAGCAAGCTTCCATGACGATGATTGCTGTTGCTAACTCAGGATAAGAACTAACAGATCGTGTCATGTCCTCCGTCAATCACGGGCTTCACATCTCGTGAATTGGGGGTTTTGTCTTCCTCTGCTGTCCTCTGCTGGGACATGGATTTGTGGTGTCCGCATACGAACAGATAGCATGTTTCCATTGGCAGATTAAAGAAAGGAGCACGATTAGCGATGGCATAAGGGAGGAGAAAGCGCTCATGGGATCATTCCACGAACGTATTCGACAAAAGTTCCGAGTATTATAGATACACGAATTATCTCTTTGCCCGAACTTTCGGCTTTGTCTTTATAGCAGGAAGCTAGCGATGGAAGCGTCGATGAGCACTGCGCTCGTCCGTGCTTGTCTTCATCGTTAACTCATGCAGTAGAGAGCATTGAGATTGCTAGAGACTCGTGTCAAAGTTTCGGAACGCAGAGCAGCAACTCACGTCAGCCGATTTAGAGGATGGATTCAGGTTAAGTTGACCATAGACGCCTCGATTAGATCTGATCCCAATCTAACAGCTTCGCCAGCGTTGTTCACATTATTTAGGTTGACTAATGGGCTAAATTTTGACTAGCAATCATCATTTTTCCGAGCATTAGCTGTCGCCGGTGCTAACGAATTATAAGGGTCGCTGTCTCTTCGTCCCCAAGATATAACAGAACAGGAACCGTCTAAACTACCGTCAGAAAAAACTTCCGTTACATCGGAAGGTGACGCATTTCTTCCGTCATTATGACGTCAAGGAAACGAATATATGAGCAAAATTAGATGGGGCCACATCGTATAGTGTGCGGAGAGCAAGCGATAGAACACGTAGGAAGGCGACGAGAACACGGTGGTCACACGGCTCCTCAAAATCCAATCTTTTTGTTACTGAAACGTCTAAATAAAAAGACCATCTTGGTTTCGCTTTGCACCACTGGCTCCTCCTTATAATCGCCCTCCTCCCTCATTCACTCCTCGACTCGTAGCACTAgagcttgagagagagagagagagagagaagagagaatggGCAACAGTTTAggtgggaggaagaagagagccaAGGTGATGAAGGTTGATGGCACCACGTTCAAGGTGAAGCCACCGGCGCAGGCCATGAACGTGCTGCGGGACCATCCCGGCCACGCCCTCCTCGACGCGGAGAAGGTGCAGCGACTCGGCCTCCGGGCGCGGCCGCTGGACCCGGACGTCCCGCTTAAGCCTGGGAAGCTTTACTTCCTAGTGGATCACCGGCAGCTGCCGGATCAGCGGGGTGCACGCCGGGCCTGGTCCGGCTCGCTCCAGGTGGGCGCTAAGGAGAGGCTGGAGAGCCTCCGGCTCTCTCACCGCTCCATGTCGGACCTCTCCCGCGCCACCTGGCGTCCGTCCGCCCTCGAGGCCGAGGAGACCAAGGACGGGACTGTCCGCCTCAAGATGAGGCTGCCCAAGGCCCAGGTGGAGAAGCTCATGCAGGAGAGCAAAGACGCCGCCGATGCCGCCGAGAAGATCATGCAGCTTTGCTCCCCCAAAGATGGTGCTAACCCGTCGCCCTCGCCGGAGCCGATTGCGCCGACTTCGAAGGCCGGACGGAAGGATATCGTACGTCCCtcgctctttcttcttcttcttcttcttcttcttcttcttcttcttcttctgtgagTTAGTCTCACTGTATTCCGGTGATGACTTCCGAAGAGTTTAATCTGAGTTCATAGTATCTTAGGAACATCCTTTAACATCATTAACGTTTCCTTGGTAATTCTTAGGACAAGGCGTGCTGTAAAAGACAGGAAGACGAGACTGTTAACCCGTGATCGTAGGTTGTAGACTTGTATTCCAAAAGTCAAACGAGGCCAACTCACACGAGAAATCCTTGTGGTTCCATATACTGCTTCCTGTCGCCGTCACGGCCATAGGGCCATGTAATCTGGGTTAGGTCTGGTGGCGAAGGGGCAGACCACGTGAATGTCCCGATCTGTTAGGTATGGGATCAGAATCATTTGCTGCATGGCGTGGCTGTACACTACAATAAAAGAGTGTGGTCCATATAAACTAAGAAGACAACCCCACTCATCTTGCACCTACCATTCCTA
Protein-coding regions in this window:
- the LOC135673139 gene encoding uncharacterized protein At1g66480-like isoform X1 is translated as MGNSLGGRKKRAKVMKVDGTTFKVKPPAQAMNVLRDHPGHALLDAEKVQRLGLRARPLDPDVPLKPGKLYFLVDHRQLPDQRGARRAWSGSLQVGAKERLESLRLSHRSMSDLSRATWRPSALEAEETKDGTVRLKMRLPKAQVEKLMQESKDAADAAEKIMQLCSPKDGANPSPSPEPIAPTSKAGRKDIDKACCKRQEDETVNP
- the LOC135673139 gene encoding uncharacterized protein At1g66480-like isoform X2, which translates into the protein MGNSLGGRKKRAKVMKVDGTTFKVKPPAQAMNVLRDHPGHALLDAEKVQRLGLRARPLDPDVPLKPGKLYFLVDHRQLPDQRGARRAWSGSLQVGAKERLESLRLSHRSMSDLSRATWRPSALEAEETKDGTVRLKMRLPKAQVEKLMQESKDAADAAEKIMQLCSPKDGANPSPSPEPIAPTSKAGRKDIKRTRFLEVPDEIIA
- the LOC135673139 gene encoding uncharacterized protein At1g66480-like isoform X3; its protein translation is MGNSLGGRKKRAKVMKVDGTTFKVKPPAQAMNVLRDHPGHALLDAEKVQRLGLRARPLDPDVPLKPGKLYFLVDHRQLPDQRGARRAWSGSLQVGAKERLESLRLSHRSMSDLSRATWRPSALEAEETKDGTVRLKMRLPKAQVEKLMQESKDAADAAEKIMQLCSPKDGANPSPSPEPIAPTSKAGRKDISHQSNSASFTSV